The Streptomyces sp. NBC_01353 genome contains a region encoding:
- a CDS encoding PP2C family protein-serine/threonine phosphatase, with translation MPSGDHRGRSLSRPRTQINIGRALPVLVMILTVLADSLTDDAERYDRLLAAAPALAAVTWSVRGTALIGLLAMAVGGVLAVDSGEPFYPVVLANELALAAVTAVAVWVSRARVRYERNLREVTAIADVVQRVVLRPLPPRLGPVDLHLLYVAAAAKARIGGDFYEAVRVPGAVRLMLGDVQGKGLGAVETASVLLGSFRAAVYDAPDLCALAARLEEGLGRYGAWDPDSDAAERFATVVLVEIPDDGDVACLLSCGHPAPLLQHGTRVRPVEFADPSLPVNLSGLLPAHHRVEEVPFVSGDRLLLFTDGVSETRDRAGTFYPLEERMSQWVAEPGEPLLSLLHEDLADYGSGALDDDVAAVLVERRP, from the coding sequence ATGCCCTCAGGTGATCACCGCGGCCGTTCCCTCTCCCGGCCGCGTACGCAGATCAACATCGGCCGGGCGCTCCCCGTCCTGGTCATGATCCTGACGGTGCTGGCCGACTCCCTCACCGACGACGCGGAGCGCTACGACCGGCTCCTGGCCGCCGCGCCCGCGCTCGCCGCCGTCACCTGGAGCGTCCGGGGTACCGCCCTCATCGGTCTGCTCGCCATGGCAGTGGGTGGGGTGCTCGCGGTGGACAGCGGTGAGCCGTTCTATCCCGTCGTTCTCGCCAACGAACTGGCTCTGGCGGCGGTGACCGCGGTCGCCGTCTGGGTGAGCCGGGCCAGGGTGCGCTACGAGCGGAACCTGCGCGAGGTCACCGCCATCGCCGACGTCGTCCAACGGGTGGTGCTCCGCCCGCTTCCGCCCCGGCTCGGCCCCGTCGACCTCCACCTGCTGTACGTCGCCGCTGCCGCCAAGGCCCGGATCGGCGGTGACTTCTACGAAGCCGTACGCGTGCCCGGCGCCGTACGGCTGATGCTCGGCGACGTCCAGGGCAAGGGGCTCGGCGCGGTCGAGACCGCCTCCGTGCTGCTGGGCTCCTTCCGCGCGGCGGTCTACGACGCCCCGGACCTGTGCGCCCTCGCCGCCCGGCTGGAGGAGGGCCTCGGCCGCTACGGCGCCTGGGACCCCGACTCCGACGCGGCCGAACGCTTCGCCACCGTCGTCCTCGTCGAGATCCCCGACGACGGCGACGTCGCATGCCTCCTCAGCTGCGGCCACCCCGCCCCCCTGCTCCAGCACGGCACCCGCGTACGGCCCGTCGAGTTCGCCGACCCGTCCCTGCCGGTCAACCTGTCCGGCCTGCTCCCCGCCCACCACCGGGTGGAGGAGGTTCCCTTCGTGTCGGGGGACCGGCTGCTGCTGTTCACCGACGGAGTCAGCGAGACCCGCGACCGCGCCGGCACCTTCTACCCCCTGGAGGAGCGGATGTCCCAGTGGGTGGCGGAGCCGGGCGAGCCCCTCCTCTCCCTGCTCCACGAGGACCTGGCCGACTACGGCTCGGGCGCCCTCGACGACGACGTGGCCGCGGTCCTCGTCGAACGGCGCCCCTAG
- a CDS encoding MFS transporter — MIRQRHLTLACSVVGAAVVALDGTVLTLAQPALQHDLGASFAQVQWTSTGYLVAVASLLVFAGRLGDRYGHRRLFALGTLGFAAASAGIALAPGIGWVIGLRVLQGVCGALLQPATLGMLRAAFPPDRLAMPIALRTSAIGLAAAAGPLIGGALVTGYGWRSVFVLTAIPAVVIGVLALAVPAPAVAPASVQSAPRPRGATLASLDLPGAVLLAVTLGCLVQVLVAAPESGWTTMTTLALGAAVAAGAAFARHERRTARPLVPPVLLRSRPVVAGLVTLLAASAALFGSLFVATYFLQDVRGLDPLSSALWVLPLAVMMVVGAPAAALLQRRFGARRTTVGGGALLALGVLLLSRLDASATALPTGTCFALLGAGFGTVMATATAVVVHRAPVAEAGVAGGLQQTAMNVGPALGVATATLLMTLDANAHFVPAMQTTFLALAAVATLGAAAALGLPGRAAPAKEPEVAPPVPQS; from the coding sequence GTGATACGGCAACGGCATCTGACCCTCGCCTGCAGCGTCGTCGGCGCCGCGGTCGTCGCGCTCGACGGCACCGTGCTCACCCTCGCGCAGCCGGCCCTTCAGCACGACCTCGGCGCGAGCTTCGCCCAGGTCCAGTGGACCAGCACCGGCTATCTCGTCGCCGTCGCGAGCCTGCTCGTCTTCGCGGGCCGGCTCGGCGACCGCTACGGCCACCGGCGGCTCTTCGCCCTCGGGACGCTCGGCTTCGCCGCCGCGTCGGCGGGCATCGCGCTCGCCCCGGGGATCGGCTGGGTGATCGGCCTTCGCGTGCTCCAGGGCGTGTGCGGGGCGCTCCTGCAACCAGCCACGCTGGGAATGCTGCGCGCCGCCTTCCCGCCCGACCGGCTGGCCATGCCGATCGCCCTGCGCACCAGCGCGATCGGTCTCGCCGCGGCGGCGGGGCCGCTCATCGGCGGCGCGCTGGTCACCGGCTACGGCTGGCGGTCCGTCTTCGTACTCACCGCGATCCCGGCCGTCGTGATCGGAGTCCTTGCCCTCGCGGTCCCCGCCCCGGCCGTGGCCCCCGCGTCCGTTCAATCCGCGCCGCGTCCGCGCGGCGCCACCCTCGCCTCACTCGACCTGCCCGGCGCCGTGCTGCTCGCCGTCACCCTGGGCTGTCTGGTCCAGGTGCTCGTGGCGGCGCCGGAGTCCGGCTGGACCACGATGACCACGCTCGCCCTCGGCGCCGCAGTCGCGGCCGGAGCGGCCTTCGCCCGGCACGAACGGCGCACCGCCCGTCCGCTCGTGCCGCCGGTCCTCCTGCGGTCCCGGCCCGTCGTGGCCGGGCTCGTCACGCTCCTGGCCGCGTCGGCCGCCCTCTTCGGCTCGCTCTTCGTGGCGACCTACTTCCTTCAGGACGTCCGTGGACTCGACCCGCTGTCGAGCGCGCTGTGGGTGCTGCCCCTGGCCGTGATGATGGTGGTCGGCGCACCGGCCGCCGCCCTGCTGCAACGCCGGTTCGGCGCCCGCCGCACGACGGTCGGCGGGGGCGCGCTGCTCGCCCTCGGCGTGCTGCTGCTCTCCCGGCTCGACGCATCGGCGACGGCGTTGCCGACCGGTACTTGCTTCGCCCTGCTGGGCGCCGGGTTCGGCACGGTCATGGCCACCGCCACCGCCGTCGTCGTGCACCGGGCGCCGGTGGCCGAGGCCGGAGTCGCCGGCGGGCTCCAGCAGACCGCCATGAACGTCGGTCCGGCGCTCGGCGTCGCCACCGCGACGCTGCTGATGACGCTCGACGCCAACGCCCATTTCGTGCCCGCGATGCAGACCACGTTCCTGGCCCTGGCCGCCGTCGCGACGCTCGGCGCGGCGGCCGCACTCGGGCTGCCCGGTCGCGCCGCACCCGCGAAGGAGCCGGAGGTGGCCCCGCCCGTGCCCCAGTCCTGA